A single Deltaproteobacteria bacterium DNA region contains:
- a CDS encoding pyridoxal phosphate-dependent aminotransferase: MAVARRIQEAIERSSWIRKMFEEGARLKAVHGADNVFDFSLGNPDVDPPAAFRHTLTRVAAEERPGVHGYMPNAGFEETRSAVAAQVGQEQGVSLESRHVVMTCGAAGGLNCIFKALLDPGDEVVVPAPYFVEYGFYAENHGGRLSVVPTRDDFTLDLGAIEAAINQNTKAVLLNSPNNPTGQVYDASSLNRLGELLEQQSGKLGKTLFLISDEPYRKLVYDGDTVPSVFKAYRNTIITSSYSKDISLPGERIGYLAVHPEADQVTLLMDALVLANRVLGFVNAPAFMQRVVRDLQGSCVDVNLYQTRRDLFCRGLTEAGYEMITPRGAFYLFPRSPIADDVEFVRMLQEENILVVPGSGFGKPGHFRISYCVSEKTISRSLPGFARARSRALS; the protein is encoded by the coding sequence ATGGCCGTTGCTCGGAGAATTCAGGAGGCGATCGAGCGCTCTTCCTGGATACGAAAGATGTTTGAAGAAGGCGCCCGCCTCAAAGCTGTGCATGGTGCTGACAATGTCTTCGACTTTAGCCTGGGGAATCCTGATGTAGATCCTCCTGCTGCCTTCCGCCACACTCTGACCAGGGTGGCGGCAGAGGAACGCCCTGGCGTGCATGGCTATATGCCCAATGCCGGCTTCGAGGAGACGCGGTCTGCAGTAGCTGCCCAGGTAGGCCAGGAGCAGGGAGTATCGCTGGAGAGCAGGCATGTGGTAATGACCTGTGGAGCGGCAGGCGGGCTGAACTGTATATTCAAAGCACTTCTTGATCCTGGCGATGAAGTGGTGGTGCCGGCACCGTACTTCGTGGAGTATGGCTTCTACGCTGAAAACCATGGCGGCAGGTTGTCTGTGGTGCCTACACGAGATGATTTTACCCTGGATCTCGGCGCCATAGAGGCAGCCATTAATCAGAATACGAAGGCGGTTCTTCTCAATTCCCCCAACAACCCCACTGGACAGGTCTATGATGCCTCCAGCCTGAACAGACTAGGAGAACTCCTTGAACAGCAGAGCGGCAAGCTGGGGAAAACACTGTTTTTGATTTCGGATGAGCCTTACCGCAAACTGGTATATGACGGCGACACCGTTCCCAGTGTGTTCAAAGCGTACCGCAACACCATTATAACCAGCTCCTATTCAAAGGACATATCACTGCCAGGAGAGAGGATCGGCTATCTGGCAGTTCATCCGGAAGCCGATCAGGTGACTTTGCTCATGGACGCCCTGGTGCTGGCAAATCGTGTTCTCGGATTTGTAAATGCCCCGGCATTCATGCAGAGAGTGGTCAGAGACCTGCAAGGCAGCTGTGTTGACGTGAACCTGTACCAGACCAGGAGAGATTTGTTTTGCCGAGGCCTGACCGAAGCGGGATATGAAATGATTACTCCCCGCGGCGCCTTCTACCTTTTTCCCAGAAGTCCTATTGCAGACGATGTTGAATTCGTGCGCATGCTGCAAGAAGAGAACATCCTGGTTGTGCCGGGGAGCGGCTTTGGCAAACCTGGCCATTTTCGAATTTCCTATTGTGTGAGTGAAAAGACTATCAGCCGATCTCTACCGGGTTTTGCCAGGGCGCGATCGCGGGCTCTGTCTTGA
- a CDS encoding SPOR domain-containing protein has translation MREEIYVKRYAEGDIAPRSSGFKKMALIVGVMALLTLAGLLSWQSWKQRKNVRPLPLGRTKIVRRIPPAPPGVSIVVEKQRAIVAAKHEQHVKARGEALPKPEESAALAAKEPLQEKTESAKPLPGPAAVMQETTKGKSEPLPAATVEKPRRKPAVASKFAIQVGAFRLAEGAERLVKQLREKGYDAYVDKSLLKQGGNIYRVRIRGYKNIEQARSAIARLEKDEGMKGFPVTLNP, from the coding sequence ATGAGAGAAGAAATCTATGTGAAAAGGTATGCCGAGGGCGACATAGCTCCCAGGTCGTCGGGTTTCAAGAAGATGGCATTGATAGTGGGGGTCATGGCGCTGTTGACTCTTGCTGGTCTTCTTTCCTGGCAGTCGTGGAAGCAGAGGAAGAATGTCAGGCCTTTGCCTCTCGGGAGGACGAAAATAGTGCGCCGCATTCCACCGGCACCGCCAGGAGTCTCGATTGTAGTTGAAAAACAGAGGGCAATCGTAGCCGCGAAGCATGAACAGCATGTCAAGGCCAGGGGTGAGGCTTTGCCGAAGCCCGAAGAAAGTGCGGCGCTGGCAGCCAAGGAACCTCTGCAAGAAAAGACAGAATCTGCAAAGCCGCTGCCAGGGCCGGCTGCTGTAATGCAAGAAACAACAAAGGGAAAAAGCGAACCTCTACCTGCCGCCACGGTGGAAAAACCAAGAAGGAAACCTGCGGTTGCCAGCAAATTCGCCATTCAGGTGGGAGCCTTCAGATTGGCGGAGGGCGCAGAGAGACTTGTGAAGCAACTCAGGGAAAAAGGCTATGATGCTTATGTAGACAAGAGCCTGTTGAAGCAGGGGGGAAATATATATCGCGTCCGCATTCGCGGTTACAAAAACATAGAGCAAGCGAGGTCAGCCATAGCCAGACTGGAAAAGGACGAGGGAATGAAGGGGTTCCCGGTAACTCTCAATCCCTAG
- a CDS encoding 4Fe-4S cluster-binding domain-containing protein, whose amino-acid sequence MEPAYLQSYQSGVLAERIEAALSILECCCLCPRRCEVNRLAGNTGVCQTDRQAVVSSYSPHFGEEDPLVGSGGSGTIFLAYCNLQCVFCQNYEISHLGEGSPVTSAQLADMMISLQKRGCHNINFVTPTHVVPQILEALPGAIDKGLRLPLVYNCSGYEEVDTLKLLDGVFDIYMPDFKFWQPDVAEKFCAAPDYPEKARAAVKEMHSQVGDLLIDEQGIACRGLLIRHLVMPEGLAGTRDIMRFLAKEISTNTYVNIMAQYRPCGEAHRFRELSRALTSDEYRDAVRIAHEEGIHRLDERRLVRLFHWL is encoded by the coding sequence ATGGAGCCAGCCTATCTGCAGAGCTACCAGAGCGGCGTCCTGGCAGAGCGCATCGAAGCTGCTCTCAGCATACTCGAGTGCTGTTGTCTCTGTCCCAGGCGGTGTGAAGTAAATCGTTTGGCAGGCAACACAGGCGTATGTCAAACAGATCGGCAAGCCGTGGTTTCCAGCTATAGTCCCCATTTCGGCGAAGAAGATCCATTAGTTGGCAGCGGCGGTTCGGGCACTATCTTTCTTGCTTACTGCAATCTGCAGTGCGTATTTTGTCAAAATTATGAGATCAGCCACCTGGGCGAGGGAAGCCCCGTTACTTCCGCTCAGCTTGCCGACATGATGATTTCTTTGCAGAAACGGGGATGCCACAACATCAACTTTGTTACTCCCACTCATGTGGTACCTCAAATTCTCGAGGCTCTGCCCGGGGCCATTGACAAAGGTTTGAGGCTGCCACTGGTATATAACTGCAGCGGCTACGAAGAAGTGGACACCCTGAAGCTGCTCGACGGTGTCTTTGATATCTATATGCCGGACTTCAAGTTCTGGCAGCCAGACGTTGCTGAGAAATTTTGCGCTGCGCCCGACTATCCTGAGAAGGCGAGAGCCGCGGTCAAAGAAATGCACAGCCAGGTCGGAGACTTGCTGATTGACGAACAGGGAATCGCCTGCAGGGGACTATTGATACGGCATCTAGTGATGCCTGAGGGTTTGGCGGGTACAAGAGATATCATGAGGTTTCTGGCCAAAGAGATCTCGACAAACACTTATGTCAATATCATGGCGCAGTATAGGCCTTGCGGCGAAGCGCACCGTTTTCGTGAGTTGAGCCGAGCCTTAACTTCAGACGAATACCGGGACGCTGTGCGGATTGCCCACGAGGAAGGCATTCATAGACTGGACGAGCGGCGGCTGGTGCGCTTGTTTCACTGGCTGTGA
- a CDS encoding SDR family oxidoreductase, which produces MAKRVLVTGGAGFIGSHLCDSLLRQGNEVICLDNFFTGSRENIKHLLGNYRFELIRHDLVNPILLEVDQIYNLACPASPIHYQYNPVKTVKTNVMGTLNMLGLAKRVKARILQASTSEVYGDPTVHPQPESYWGNVNCVGLRSCYDEGKRVAETLMMDYHRQNQVDIRIARIFNTYGPRMAVNDGRVMSNFIVQALRGQPLTIYGDGRQTRSFCYVSDLVRGLMQLMEQDELLGPVNLGNPHEISILELAQQIISATGSEARIEYGPLPPDDPIQRQPDITLARSKLNWQPEVPFVEGLGRTIEYFKERIAADENS; this is translated from the coding sequence ATGGCTAAAAGAGTTCTGGTAACCGGCGGCGCTGGTTTTATAGGCAGTCATCTCTGTGACAGTCTCTTGCGACAGGGCAATGAGGTCATATGCCTGGACAACTTTTTTACCGGCAGCAGGGAAAATATCAAACACCTCCTGGGCAATTACCGTTTCGAACTCATTCGCCACGATCTGGTCAACCCTATACTTCTTGAAGTTGACCAGATCTACAACCTGGCCTGCCCAGCATCACCCATCCACTATCAGTACAATCCTGTAAAGACTGTCAAGACAAACGTCATGGGAACGTTGAACATGCTCGGTCTTGCCAAGCGGGTAAAGGCTCGAATTCTGCAGGCCTCTACCTCAGAAGTCTATGGTGATCCAACGGTGCACCCACAGCCCGAGTCTTACTGGGGGAATGTCAATTGTGTGGGACTGCGAAGCTGCTACGACGAGGGCAAGCGGGTTGCAGAGACTCTGATGATGGACTACCATCGCCAGAACCAGGTGGACATCAGAATCGCCCGGATTTTCAACACCTACGGGCCTCGAATGGCAGTCAACGATGGCAGGGTAATGAGCAACTTCATTGTTCAGGCACTTCGGGGACAACCGCTGACTATCTACGGCGACGGCAGGCAGACGCGTTCTTTTTGCTACGTGAGCGATCTCGTTCGAGGGCTGATGCAGCTCATGGAACAAGATGAACTCCTTGGACCAGTAAATTTAGGAAATCCGCATGAAATAAGCATTCTCGAACTGGCGCAGCAGATCATCTCTGCCACCGGCTCCGAGGCCAGGATAGAGTATGGCCCTTTGCCCCCTGACGATCCAATCCAGAGGCAGCCTGACATCACCCTTGCCAGAAGCAAACTCAACTGGCAGCCAGAGGTGCCCTTTGTGGAAGGTCTTGGTCGTACTATAGAGTACTTCAAGGAAAGAATTGCAGCCGATGAAA